A window of Castanea sativa cultivar Marrone di Chiusa Pesio chromosome 1, ASM4071231v1 contains these coding sequences:
- the LOC142622439 gene encoding myosin-binding protein 3 isoform X2, whose product MATNKFANMLHRNTHKIIVILVYAVLEWILITLLLLNSLFSYLIKKYTHFFGLKPPCLWCSRVDHIFEPGSNANSYRDLVCDTHATEISKLSYCSTHRKLAEPQNMCENCLASRPSNSDSFVGRTQRITFISWVSESESENHIENVEKIFRCSCCDESLSCKLYPPFWLLKPSWGALSYTQNDNLVIEAVDDDSNEGRYKELSKSGSPAHQRVTENEIHSDNEEEDRDGDDEGIADEHEIISAVGSFNITEDSSRSVMNLQCDEKEADEGETESAINTMELDTNGTNSVYQSLDSAMIQCFPGQDYSVEIINMHLKNQTACEFNRLIPLELIDSSTTANQGLCNLKEEDLREHDHQNGVSDSEPWIEIQLNVSTEVALQIMPESTEEATKEELDMVGEGCRQVEITQETPTLSLKTENLDMKEPDNPTAHGEETDCLNLLSDQSSAKTLIGTEVSNHAADHDPPQAEQQISSLQCLHDQSSTNDDGVEISTASDIVQNDLGRNPMEKATQQEKTILAERSQEGINHHSAMCLEPNEIEEDKFPDTPTSFDSLHYLHKKLLLFEKREPGAEESLDGSVVSEMESGDAVTTVDRLKAALKAERKTLSALYAELEEERSASAIAANQTMAMITRLQEEKAAMQMEALQYQRMMEEQAEYDQEALQLMNELMIKREKEKQELEKELEIYRKKVLDYEAKEKIRTMRRIKDGSVRSRTSSASCSNSCSNADDSDILSIDLNRDVRDEDNGYYGHQDSSQNNSPDNEVLNLEEMALDCVKHMSALDESLVEFEEERLSILDQLKALEEKLITMGDNEGFLEDEKSIEHTSMYGVQELEENHEFTSPEENEISNEFPKDKQFPDRKTMSSMAKSLLPLLDATDNENEGLLYEEKGESEYVDMENSFISNFELDGKKLAIEDEVDHVYERLQALEADREFLKHCMSSIKKGDKGVDLLQEILQHLRDLKAVEVRVKNMSDDPK is encoded by the exons ATGGCTACCAACAAGTTTGCAAACATGTTGCATAGAAACACGcacaaaattattgtaattCTAGTCTATGCAGTCCTTGAATGGATCTTGATAACCCTTCTCCTCCTCAACTCTTTGTTCAGTTATTTGATCAAGAAATACACCCATTTCTTTGGCCTAAAACCACCCTGCCTATGGTGTTCTAGAGTTGATCACATATTTGAGCCTGGTAGCAATGCAAACTCTTATAGAGATCTTGTATGTGACACTCATGCCACTGAGATCTCCAAATTGAGCTACTGTTCTACTCATCGTAAGTTGGCTGAACCTCAGAATATGTGCGAGAATTGCTTGGCTTCCCGGCCAAGTAACAGTGACAGCTTCGTAGGAAGGACACAGAGGATTACTTTTATTTCATgggtgagtgagagtgagagtgagaaccatattgaaaatgttgaaaagATTTTCAGGTGTTCATGCTGTGATGAGAGCTTGAGCTGCAAACTCTACCCTCCTTTTTGGCTTTTAAAGCCTTCTTGGGGTGCTTTGAGTTATACCCAGAATGACAATTTGGTTATAGAAGCCGTGGACGATGACAGCAATGAAGGGAGGTACAAAGAACTAAGTAAATCTGGTTCTCCGGCGCATCAGAGAGTGACTGAGAATGAGATCCATAGCGACAATGAGGAAGAAGACCgcgatggtgatgatgaagggATAGCAGATGAACATGAGATAATTTCTGCTGTTGGAAGTTTTAACATCACGGAGGATTCTTCGAGGTCTGTAATGAACCTGCAATGTGATGAAAAAGAAGCAGATGAAGGTGAAACAGAGAGTGCTATTAACACCATGGAACTTGATACAAATGGTACTAATTCTGTTTATCAATCTTTAGATAGTGCCATGATACAGTGTTTCCCAGGACAGGATTACTCGGTTGAAATCATAAATATGCATCTTAAAAATCAAACTGCTTGTGAGTTTAATCGTTTAATCCCACTGGAGTTGATTGATTCTTCAACTACTGCAAACCAAGGATTATGCAACTTGAAAGAGGAAGATCTGAGAGAGCATGATCATCAAAATGGAGTTTCTGATTCTGAGCCATGGATTGAAATTCAACTCAACGTTTCAACAGAGGTAGCATTACAAATTATGCCTGAGAGTACAGAGGAGGCAACTAAAGAAGAGCTTGATATGGTTGGTGAAGGATGTAGACAAGTTGAAATTACTCAAGAAACTCCAACTTTATCCctcaaaactgaaaacttaGACATGAAAGAACCAGATAATCCAACAG CGCATGGAGAAGAAACAGATTGTTTAAATCTGTTGTCTGATCAAAGTTCAGCCAAGACCTTGATAGGCACAGAAGTGTCTAACCATGCCGCTGACCATGACCCACCTCAAGCTGAACAACAAATTTCTTCATTGCAGTGCTTACATGATCAGTCTTCCACAAATGATGATGGAGTGGAAATTTCTACGGCCTCAGACATTGTTCAGAATGACCTTG GTCGTAATCCCATGGAGAAAGCTACCCAGCAAGAAAAAACAATATTGGCTGAAAGGAGTCAAGAAGGGATAAATCATCATTCAGCCATGTGTTTGGAGCCAAATGAAATAGAGGAAGACAAATTTCCTGATACGCCAACTTCCTTTGACAGTCTCCATTACTTGCATAAGAAACTACTACTATTTGAAAAGAGAGAACCAGGGGCGGAAGAGTCTCTCGATGGAAGCGTGGTAAGTGAGATGGAAAGTGGAGATGCAGTTACCACTGTTGATCGGCTGAAAGCAGCACTAAAAGCTGAAAGAAAAACTTTGAGTGCTTTATATGCAGAACTGGAAGAAGAGAGGAGTGCATCTGCAATTGCTGCCAACCAGACAATGGCGATGATAACCAGGCTTCAAGAAGAGAAAGCAGCAATGCAGATGGAAGCATTACAATACCAGAGGATGATGGAAGAACAAGCTGAATATGACCAGGAAGCTTTGCAACTTATGAATGAGCTCATGatcaagagagagaaggagaagcaAGAACTAGAGAAGGAGTTGGAAATATATCGTAAGAAGGTGTTGGATTATGAGGCAAAAGAGAAGATAAGAACCATGAGAAGAATTAAAGATGGAAGTGTAAGAAGTAGAACCTCTTCTGCTTCTTGCAGCAATTCTTGCAGCAATGCAGATGACAGTGATATATTATCAATTGATCTGAATCGTGATGTAAGGGATGAAGATAATGGCTACTATGGCCATCAAGATAGCAGTCAAAACAACAGCCCTGATAATGAAGTTCTAAATTTGGAAGAAATGGCACTAGATTGTGTAAAACATATGAGTGCTCTTGATGAGTCATTGGTAGAATTTGAAGAAGAGAGGCTGTCTATTCTAGATCAACTCAAAGCACTGGAGGAGAAGCTAATCACAATGGGTGATAATGAAGGATTTCTTGAAGATGAAAAGTCAATTGAGCATACCTCAATGTATGGTGTTCAAGAGCTTGAGGAAAATCATGAATTTACCAGTCcagaagaaaatgaaatctCAAATGAGTTTCCAAAGGATAAACAGTTTCCAGACAGAAAAACAATGAGTTCAATGGCCAAGAGCCTCCTTCCTTTGTTGGATGCCACCGATAATGAAAACGAAGGGTTATTATACGAAGAAAAAGGTGAATCTGAATATGTTGATATGGAAAACTCCTTCATATCCAATTTTGAACTGGATGGCAAAAAACTAGCCATTGAAGATGAAGTGGATCATGTTTATGAGAGATTACAAGCTCTTGAAGCAGATAGGGAGTTTCTAAAGCATTGTATGAGCTCCATTAAGAAGGGAGATAAAGGAGTGGATCTCCTTCAAGAAATCTTGCAACATCTTCGAGATCTGAAGGCTGTGGAAGTCCGAGTGAAGAACATGAGTGACGATCCTAAGTGA
- the LOC142622439 gene encoding myosin-binding protein 3 isoform X1 — translation MATNKFANMLHRNTHKIIVILVYAVLEWILITLLLLNSLFSYLIKKYTHFFGLKPPCLWCSRVDHIFEPGSNANSYRDLVCDTHATEISKLSYCSTHRKLAEPQNMCENCLASRPSNSDSFVGRTQRITFISWVSESESENHIENVEKIFRCSCCDESLSCKLYPPFWLLKPSWGALSYTQNDNLVIEAVDDDSNEGRYKELSKSGSPAHQRVTENEIHSDNEEEDRDGDDEGIADEHEIISAVGSFNITEDSSRSVMNLQCDEKEADEGETESAINTMELDTNGTNSVYQSLDSAMIQCFPGQDYSVEIINMHLKNQTACEFNRLIPLELIDSSTTANQGLCNLKEEDLREHDHQNGVSDSEPWIEIQLNVSTEVALQIMPESTEEATKEELDMVGEGCRQVEITQETPTLSLKTENLDMKEPDNPTAAHGEETDCLNLLSDQSSAKTLIGTEVSNHAADHDPPQAEQQISSLQCLHDQSSTNDDGVEISTASDIVQNDLGRNPMEKATQQEKTILAERSQEGINHHSAMCLEPNEIEEDKFPDTPTSFDSLHYLHKKLLLFEKREPGAEESLDGSVVSEMESGDAVTTVDRLKAALKAERKTLSALYAELEEERSASAIAANQTMAMITRLQEEKAAMQMEALQYQRMMEEQAEYDQEALQLMNELMIKREKEKQELEKELEIYRKKVLDYEAKEKIRTMRRIKDGSVRSRTSSASCSNSCSNADDSDILSIDLNRDVRDEDNGYYGHQDSSQNNSPDNEVLNLEEMALDCVKHMSALDESLVEFEEERLSILDQLKALEEKLITMGDNEGFLEDEKSIEHTSMYGVQELEENHEFTSPEENEISNEFPKDKQFPDRKTMSSMAKSLLPLLDATDNENEGLLYEEKGESEYVDMENSFISNFELDGKKLAIEDEVDHVYERLQALEADREFLKHCMSSIKKGDKGVDLLQEILQHLRDLKAVEVRVKNMSDDPK, via the exons ATGGCTACCAACAAGTTTGCAAACATGTTGCATAGAAACACGcacaaaattattgtaattCTAGTCTATGCAGTCCTTGAATGGATCTTGATAACCCTTCTCCTCCTCAACTCTTTGTTCAGTTATTTGATCAAGAAATACACCCATTTCTTTGGCCTAAAACCACCCTGCCTATGGTGTTCTAGAGTTGATCACATATTTGAGCCTGGTAGCAATGCAAACTCTTATAGAGATCTTGTATGTGACACTCATGCCACTGAGATCTCCAAATTGAGCTACTGTTCTACTCATCGTAAGTTGGCTGAACCTCAGAATATGTGCGAGAATTGCTTGGCTTCCCGGCCAAGTAACAGTGACAGCTTCGTAGGAAGGACACAGAGGATTACTTTTATTTCATgggtgagtgagagtgagagtgagaaccatattgaaaatgttgaaaagATTTTCAGGTGTTCATGCTGTGATGAGAGCTTGAGCTGCAAACTCTACCCTCCTTTTTGGCTTTTAAAGCCTTCTTGGGGTGCTTTGAGTTATACCCAGAATGACAATTTGGTTATAGAAGCCGTGGACGATGACAGCAATGAAGGGAGGTACAAAGAACTAAGTAAATCTGGTTCTCCGGCGCATCAGAGAGTGACTGAGAATGAGATCCATAGCGACAATGAGGAAGAAGACCgcgatggtgatgatgaagggATAGCAGATGAACATGAGATAATTTCTGCTGTTGGAAGTTTTAACATCACGGAGGATTCTTCGAGGTCTGTAATGAACCTGCAATGTGATGAAAAAGAAGCAGATGAAGGTGAAACAGAGAGTGCTATTAACACCATGGAACTTGATACAAATGGTACTAATTCTGTTTATCAATCTTTAGATAGTGCCATGATACAGTGTTTCCCAGGACAGGATTACTCGGTTGAAATCATAAATATGCATCTTAAAAATCAAACTGCTTGTGAGTTTAATCGTTTAATCCCACTGGAGTTGATTGATTCTTCAACTACTGCAAACCAAGGATTATGCAACTTGAAAGAGGAAGATCTGAGAGAGCATGATCATCAAAATGGAGTTTCTGATTCTGAGCCATGGATTGAAATTCAACTCAACGTTTCAACAGAGGTAGCATTACAAATTATGCCTGAGAGTACAGAGGAGGCAACTAAAGAAGAGCTTGATATGGTTGGTGAAGGATGTAGACAAGTTGAAATTACTCAAGAAACTCCAACTTTATCCctcaaaactgaaaacttaGACATGAAAGAACCAGATAATCCAACAG CAGCGCATGGAGAAGAAACAGATTGTTTAAATCTGTTGTCTGATCAAAGTTCAGCCAAGACCTTGATAGGCACAGAAGTGTCTAACCATGCCGCTGACCATGACCCACCTCAAGCTGAACAACAAATTTCTTCATTGCAGTGCTTACATGATCAGTCTTCCACAAATGATGATGGAGTGGAAATTTCTACGGCCTCAGACATTGTTCAGAATGACCTTG GTCGTAATCCCATGGAGAAAGCTACCCAGCAAGAAAAAACAATATTGGCTGAAAGGAGTCAAGAAGGGATAAATCATCATTCAGCCATGTGTTTGGAGCCAAATGAAATAGAGGAAGACAAATTTCCTGATACGCCAACTTCCTTTGACAGTCTCCATTACTTGCATAAGAAACTACTACTATTTGAAAAGAGAGAACCAGGGGCGGAAGAGTCTCTCGATGGAAGCGTGGTAAGTGAGATGGAAAGTGGAGATGCAGTTACCACTGTTGATCGGCTGAAAGCAGCACTAAAAGCTGAAAGAAAAACTTTGAGTGCTTTATATGCAGAACTGGAAGAAGAGAGGAGTGCATCTGCAATTGCTGCCAACCAGACAATGGCGATGATAACCAGGCTTCAAGAAGAGAAAGCAGCAATGCAGATGGAAGCATTACAATACCAGAGGATGATGGAAGAACAAGCTGAATATGACCAGGAAGCTTTGCAACTTATGAATGAGCTCATGatcaagagagagaaggagaagcaAGAACTAGAGAAGGAGTTGGAAATATATCGTAAGAAGGTGTTGGATTATGAGGCAAAAGAGAAGATAAGAACCATGAGAAGAATTAAAGATGGAAGTGTAAGAAGTAGAACCTCTTCTGCTTCTTGCAGCAATTCTTGCAGCAATGCAGATGACAGTGATATATTATCAATTGATCTGAATCGTGATGTAAGGGATGAAGATAATGGCTACTATGGCCATCAAGATAGCAGTCAAAACAACAGCCCTGATAATGAAGTTCTAAATTTGGAAGAAATGGCACTAGATTGTGTAAAACATATGAGTGCTCTTGATGAGTCATTGGTAGAATTTGAAGAAGAGAGGCTGTCTATTCTAGATCAACTCAAAGCACTGGAGGAGAAGCTAATCACAATGGGTGATAATGAAGGATTTCTTGAAGATGAAAAGTCAATTGAGCATACCTCAATGTATGGTGTTCAAGAGCTTGAGGAAAATCATGAATTTACCAGTCcagaagaaaatgaaatctCAAATGAGTTTCCAAAGGATAAACAGTTTCCAGACAGAAAAACAATGAGTTCAATGGCCAAGAGCCTCCTTCCTTTGTTGGATGCCACCGATAATGAAAACGAAGGGTTATTATACGAAGAAAAAGGTGAATCTGAATATGTTGATATGGAAAACTCCTTCATATCCAATTTTGAACTGGATGGCAAAAAACTAGCCATTGAAGATGAAGTGGATCATGTTTATGAGAGATTACAAGCTCTTGAAGCAGATAGGGAGTTTCTAAAGCATTGTATGAGCTCCATTAAGAAGGGAGATAAAGGAGTGGATCTCCTTCAAGAAATCTTGCAACATCTTCGAGATCTGAAGGCTGTGGAAGTCCGAGTGAAGAACATGAGTGACGATCCTAAGTGA